The nucleotide sequence TTGCTGACCAGCGCGCCTTCGGTCACCGAAGAACGACCGATACGCCCGGAGATCGGCGCGAACACCTTGGTGTAGCGCACGTTGATCTGGGCGGTTTGCACGTTTGCTTCCGCAGTCATGCGGTTGGCCACGGCGGTGTCGTATTCCTGGCGGCTGACGGCTTGCTCATCGACCAACTGCTTGTAGCGGTCGGAGATGGACTTGGTCTGGGTCAGGCTGGCTTGTGCGCTTTTCAGCGTGGCTTCATAGACCGACGGATCGATCTGATAGAGCTGCTGGCCTTCCTTCACATCCGCGCCTTCCTTGAACAGGCGCTTGAGGATGATGCCGTTGACCTGCGGGCGAACTTCCGCGATGCGGTAGGCGGTGGTGCGGCCTGGCAGCTCGGACGTCAGGGTATAGGCTTGCGGTTGAATGGTGACCACGCCGACCTGAGGGGCTTGAGCGGGCGGAGCCGCTTCTTCCTTTTTACATCCGCTGAGCAGCGATGCCAGGGCGACGGCAGTGACCAGAGCGGTAACAGCTGGCTTAAGTTGCATGAAGATCCTCGGGTCAGGCGCGCAGGGTGCGCACAAGAAGTGTGGAAGGGTAAAAAACAAGCTGTGAGTGGATAAGTAGCTTGCTACGCAATATACTTACGTTCATGGTTGTTTGTAAACTCTTGACAGGCTTCGCGGATTGTTGACAACGCAGGCCAAAAGTCTCGATTCCATTACGTTCGGCGCCCATGACGGTGTCGTCCCACAAATATTCGGATGATCGTTAACATCTATTAACACTGCGTTAACGATAGTCTCAGGTGTCCTGATTGAGGTTGTACTGCCATGGTTCGTCGCACTAAAGAGGAAGCTCAGGAAACGCGCAGCCAAATTCTCGAAGCCGCCGAGCAAGCCTTTTATGAGCGCGGCGTTGCACGGACGACGCTGGCGGATATCGCTGCGCTGGCCGGTGTCACGCGGGGCGCGATTTATTGGCACTTCAGTAATAAATCCGATCTGTTGCAGGCCCTGCTGGACACGCTGCATGAGCCACTGGACGAATTGGCCAGGGCCAGTGAAAGCGAGGACGAGGTTGACCCGTTGGGGTGCATGCGCAAGCTGCTGATTCATTTGTTTCATCAGGTGGCCCTGGACCCGAAAACCCGGCGCATCAATGAGATTTTGTTTCATAAGTGCGAATTCACCGATGAAATGTGCGACATGCGCCGTCAGCGCCAGACCCACAGCCTGGAATGCAACCTGCGCATCGGCCTGACACTGCGCAACGCGGTCCATCGCGGGCAACTTCCGGAAAACCTCGACACCACCCGTGGCGCAGTGTGCATCCATGCCTACATCAACGGGCTGATTGGCCAGTGGCTGCTGGTACCCGACAGCTTCCAGCTACATCAGGAAGCCGAACGCTGGGTGGATGCAGGGCTCGATATGCTGCGCCTGAGCCCCAGCCTGCGCAATTGAGACAAAATGCGTAATTGCATCAGGTTGTGTCAACAGTAAAGCCTAAGGACCGTCAATCGTCCTTCTGCCTGATGGGGGGGGTGACTTTATATACGGGCTGGCGGACGGTTGATACATAGCCGCCTAAGTATTTTGTAGGGATTTTGTTGCAAGGCTGTTAAGGAGTGTTTCCCAGGGCAACAATGTGGGAGGGGGCTTGCTCCCGATGGCAGTGGTTCAGTCAACACATACAGTGACTGACGCACCGCCATCGGGAGCAAGCCCCCTCCCACATTTGGTTTCGCGTGTCGGGCGATTACAGCGGCAGCGTCGGGTAATCGATGTAGCCCACCGGGCCCTGGCCGTAGAAGGTTTCCGGATGCGCTTCGTTCAGTGGCGCATCGGCTTTCAGGCGTGCTGGCAGGTCCGGGTTGGCAATGAACGGCACACCCCAGGCCACGGCGTCCGCTTTGCCTTCGGCCAGCCAGGCATTGGCACTGTCCTTGGTGAAACGTTCGTTGGCGATGTACACGCCGCCAAAGGCTTTTTTCAATTGAGGACCGAGGCTGTCCGCACCTGCCTTTTCACGGGAGCAGATGAAGGCGATACCACGCTTGCCCAGCTCGCTGGCGACGTAGGTGAAGGTCTCCTTCAGGTTGTCGTCGCCCATGTCGTGGGCATCGGCGCGCGGTGCCAAATGCACACCCACACGGCCAGGGCCCCAGACCTCGATGGCCGCATCGGTCACTTCCAACAGCAGGCGTGCACGGTTTTCCAGGGAGCCACCATAGTTGTCGGTGCGCTTATTGGTGCTGCTTTGCAGGAACTGGTCGAGCAGGTAGCCGTTGGCGCCGTGGATCTCCACGCCATCAAAGCCTGCGGCCTTGGCGTTCTCGGCACCGGTGCGGTAAGCGTCGACGATGTCGGCGATTTCAGCGGTTTCCAGGGCGCGCGGCGTCGGGTAGTCGGCCAATGGGCGCACCAGGCTGACGTGGCCTTTAGCCTGGATCGCGCTCGGCGCCACCGGGGTTTCGCCGTTCAGGTAGGACGCGTGGGAAATGCGGCCGACGTGCCACAGTTGCAGGAAGATCTTGCCCCCTGCGCCATGCACGGCCTTGGTGATATTGGCCCAGCCGCGCACCTGGTCGTTGGACCAGATGCCCGGCGTGTCCGGGTAGCCCACGCCCAGCGGTGTCACCGAAGTGGCTTCGCTGAGGATCAGCCCGGCGGAAGCGCGTTGCACGTAGTACTCGGCCATCAGCGCGTTGGGTACGCGGCCGGCATCGGCACGGCAGCGGGTCAGCGGTGCCATGATGATGCGGTTCGACAGCTCCAGGTCGCCCAGTTTGATCGGATCGAAAATAGTCGTCATGGGAAAACACCCTTCTCTTTGAAGTTGATCAGTGGGTCGCAGGGGCCAGGTCGGCATCGCCGCCCTGACGGAAAGTAATCAGGGTTACCAGCAGCGCCAGGATCGCCAGGGCCGCTGCCGCCAGAGGCACGCTGCTCAGGCCGAAACCGTGGGCAATCACGCTGCCGCCCACCCAGGCGCCGAGGGCGTTGCCGATGTTGAAGGCGCCGATGTTCAGGGTGGACACCAGGTTCGGCGCGGCCTTGCCGAAGGTCACCACGTTGATCTGCAGCGCGGGTACGGCGGCAAATGAAGCGGTGGCCCAGAGGAACAGGGTGATCTCGGTCGGGATCACGGCGACGCTGGTCCAGGTCAGCGCGGTGGACACCACCGCCATACTGATAAACACGCCGATCAGGGTGGCTGCCAGGCGTTTGTCCGCCAGCTTGCCGCCGATGATATTGCCCACGGTGAGGCCCAGGCCGATCAGCAGCAGGGTCCAGGTCACGCCTTTGGGCGACACGCCGGTGACATCGCCGAGCAGCGGCGCAACATAGGTGAAGAGGGTGAACATGGACGCGGCGAACAGCGCGGTCATGCTCAGCGACAACCAGATGCCGGCACCCTTGAGGGCGGCCAGTTCGGCGCGCATGTCGAGTTTTTCTTCGTCACGCTTGGCCGGCAGGAAGCGGATCAGGCCGATCAACGCCACCACCCCAATCACCGTCACCGCCCAGAAGGTCGAGCGCCAGCCGGCTTCCTGGCCCAGCGCGGTGCCCAGTGGCACACCAAGCACGTTGGCCAGGGTCAAACCGGTGAACATCAGGGCCACGGCCGAAGCGCGCTTGTTGGCCGGCACCAGGTTGGCGGCGACCACCGAACCGATGCCGAAGAACGCGCCGTGGCACAACGCGGTGACCACACGGGCAAGCATCAGCACGTTGTAGTCACTGGCCAGGGCGCAGAGCAGATTGCCGATAATGAAGATGCCCATCAACGCTACCAGGGCCGCCTTGCGGGGCAACCTGGCGGTGGCCAGTGCCATGAACGGCGCACCGATGGCCACGCCCAGGGCATAGCCGGTGACCAGCCAGCCGGCGCCGGGAATCGACACGCCGAGGTCCGCCGCCACATCGGGCAGCAGGCCCATGATCACGAACTCGGTAGTGCCGATGGCGAAGGCGCTCAGGGCCAGGATGAGTAGCGAGAGGGGCATTATCGTTTCCTTGTTACAACGTCGCGCTGATTTCAGCGCTGAGTTCAGTGGTAAGCGCCGCGAGGAAGGCTTGGATCACTTCCTCATTGCGCTTGAAAAAGTGCCACTGCCCGGCCTTCTGGCTGCTGATCAATCCCGCCCGTTGCAAGGTGGCCAGGTGGGCCGACACGGTCGACTGGGACAAGCCGCAGCGCTGGTCGATCTGCCCGGCACAGATGCCGTATTCGTGGTTGTGCACTTGCTCGGGGAACTGCACTTTCGGGTCTTTCAGCCAGGTGAGGATGTCTCGTCGTACTGGGTGCGCCAGGGCTTTTATTATTTCGTCGAGGTCGATGGACATGGCAGGTGCTCGGTGTCGTAAAGCGTTATATCGCGATGAGGCGAACTTTAAATCGTTATATCCCGATATACCAATATGAATTTGCTCTGAGCTCAGGCTGAATCGGTATATCGGGTTATAACGATACGTTGGCGCCAGTGCTAGACTGCGCGGCATGAATTATCTCGCACATCTGCACCTGGGCGGCCAACTTCCTGCGCAACTGCTGGGCAGCCTGTACGGCGACTTTGTCAAAGGCCGCCTGCTGGGCCAGTTCAGCCCGCCAATCGAAGCGGCGATCCAGTTGCATCGCT is from Pseudomonas marginalis and encodes:
- a CDS encoding alkene reductase, with translation MTTIFDPIKLGDLELSNRIIMAPLTRCRADAGRVPNALMAEYYVQRASAGLILSEATSVTPLGVGYPDTPGIWSNDQVRGWANITKAVHGAGGKIFLQLWHVGRISHASYLNGETPVAPSAIQAKGHVSLVRPLADYPTPRALETAEIADIVDAYRTGAENAKAAGFDGVEIHGANGYLLDQFLQSSTNKRTDNYGGSLENRARLLLEVTDAAIEVWGPGRVGVHLAPRADAHDMGDDNLKETFTYVASELGKRGIAFICSREKAGADSLGPQLKKAFGGVYIANERFTKDSANAWLAEGKADAVAWGVPFIANPDLPARLKADAPLNEAHPETFYGQGPVGYIDYPTLPL
- a CDS encoding TetR family transcriptional regulator — its product is MVRRTKEEAQETRSQILEAAEQAFYERGVARTTLADIAALAGVTRGAIYWHFSNKSDLLQALLDTLHEPLDELARASESEDEVDPLGCMRKLLIHLFHQVALDPKTRRINEILFHKCEFTDEMCDMRRQRQTHSLECNLRIGLTLRNAVHRGQLPENLDTTRGAVCIHAYINGLIGQWLLVPDSFQLHQEAERWVDAGLDMLRLSPSLRN
- a CDS encoding ArsR/SmtB family transcription factor, with protein sequence MSIDLDEIIKALAHPVRRDILTWLKDPKVQFPEQVHNHEYGICAGQIDQRCGLSQSTVSAHLATLQRAGLISSQKAGQWHFFKRNEEVIQAFLAALTTELSAEISATL
- a CDS encoding MFS transporter, giving the protein MPLSLLILALSAFAIGTTEFVIMGLLPDVAADLGVSIPGAGWLVTGYALGVAIGAPFMALATARLPRKAALVALMGIFIIGNLLCALASDYNVLMLARVVTALCHGAFFGIGSVVAANLVPANKRASAVALMFTGLTLANVLGVPLGTALGQEAGWRSTFWAVTVIGVVALIGLIRFLPAKRDEEKLDMRAELAALKGAGIWLSLSMTALFAASMFTLFTYVAPLLGDVTGVSPKGVTWTLLLIGLGLTVGNIIGGKLADKRLAATLIGVFISMAVVSTALTWTSVAVIPTEITLFLWATASFAAVPALQINVVTFGKAAPNLVSTLNIGAFNIGNALGAWVGGSVIAHGFGLSSVPLAAAALAILALLVTLITFRQGGDADLAPATH